A region from the Manihot esculenta cultivar AM560-2 chromosome 13, M.esculenta_v8, whole genome shotgun sequence genome encodes:
- the LOC110629759 gene encoding uncharacterized acetyltransferase At3g50280 codes for MGQIEYVSATTVKPTTNTNSPQKIESTPFDLPFLVVDYTHRGILFLKPEQQKQHLGKNNVIDHLKISLSRTLDIFAPFAGRLATVENEDGTTSFFIHCNGAGAMFVHAVADGVSVADILEPSCVPTSIVHSFFLMNGVYNFEGISKPLLAVQVTELGDGAVFLGCSYNHAVADGTSFWNFVNTWSEISRSYGEILQPPPVLGYDWFLHGIDHPIRVPFSYDETICNRFISPPLIEKVFHFSKEKIAALKAKANAEMSTSKISSLQAILGLLWRSTIRTRNLDADQEIYCRVLVNMRQRLQPPLPEEYFGNAVVFGTATTTAGELLKNGLGFAALQINKMVAQQTDEVVRKNLENWVKRPVLKKLSSAASNALIVASSPRFNVFGNDFGWGRPVAVRGGAGNNYDGKMSVFPGVREGSVDIQACLLPETLQSMEKDEEFMEALSA; via the coding sequence atgggtcaaattgAATACGTCTCAGCCACCACAGTGAAACCCACAACTAATACAAACTCACCTCAAAAGATCGAATCAACCCCATTTGATCTTCCATTCCTTGTTGTTGATTACACTCACAGGGGCATTCTCTTTCTGAAACCTGAACAGCAAAAGCAACACCTTGGaaaaaataatgtaattgaTCACCTGAAAATCTCTCTCTCCCGCACACTTGATATCTTTGCTCCCTTCGCCGGCCGCCTTGCTACCGTCGAAAATGAAGATGGGacaacttctttcttcattcatTGCAATGGTGCCGGTGCCATGTTCGTTCATGCTGTTGCAGATGGTGTTTCTGTAGCTGACATACTTGAGCCTTCCTGTGTTCCCACCAGTATTGTTCATTCTTTTTTCTTAATGAATGGAGTTTACAACTTTGAAGGCATTTCCAAACCCTTGCTTGCAGTGCAAGTTACTGAGCTTGGAGACGGCGCCGTTTTCCTTGGTTGCAGCTATAACCATGCGGTTGCTGATGGGACATCATTCTGGAATTTTGTTAATACTTGGTCTGAAATATCTAGAAGTTATGGAGAAATCTTGCAGCCTCCTCCAGTCCTTGGATATGATTGGTTCCTTCATGGGATTGATCACCCAATTCGAGTTCCTTTCTCATACGATGAAACAATTTGCAACAGGTTTATTTCACCACCTCTGATAGAAAAGGTGTTTCATTTCTCCAAGGAAAAAATTGCAGCTCTTAAAGCCAAAGCCAATGCTGAGATGAGCACATCAAAGATCTCATCCCTTCAAGCAATCTTAGGTCTTCTTTGGCGATCCACAATTCGTACTAGAAATCTTGATGCTGATCAAGAAATCTATTGCCGGGTACTTGTAAACATGAGGCAAAGGTTGCAGCCTCCATTGCCTGAAGAGTATTTTGGAAATGCAGTTGTATTTGGAACAGCAACAACAACAGCTGGTGAGCTGCTGAAGAATGGGTTAGGCTTCGCTGCTTTGCAGATAAACAAGATGGTTGCTCAGCAAACAGATGAAGTAGTGAGAAAGAACTTGGAGAATTGGGTTAAGAGGCCTGTTTTAAAGAAACTTAGTTCTGCAGCAAGCAATGCGTTGATTGTAGCAAGCTCGCCTCGGTTCAATGTTTTTGGTAATGACTTCGGTTGGGGGAGGCCTGTGGCTGTGCGAGGTGGAGCTGGGAACAATTATGACGGGAAAATGAGTGTTTTTCCAGGAGTGAGAGAGGGGAGTGTGGATATTCAGGCTTGTCTTCTGCCTGAAACATTACAATCTATGGAAAAGGATGAAGAGTTCATGGAGGCTCTATCTGCTTGA
- the LOC110630398 gene encoding uncharacterized acetyltransferase At3g50280, with protein sequence MANIRLISTSIVQAASNPESSIHKIELTSSDLKFILVQYIQKGLLFTKSKPERWSEVRRSDESLVHHLKNSLSRTLAFFSPLAGRLATVEHDDKTVSFFIDCNNAGIQFVHAVADDITISNILEPIYVPSFVHSFFPLNGTSNYEGVSKPLLGVQITELVDGIFIACTMNHAVADGTTFWNFFNSWSEISRSNSDQISKPPVSEHWFRTYCSLRLPVSIFTSDNEIIPPPPSYRERVFHFTKEKIAGLKAKANAEAGSEKISSLQSLLSHLWGSVVRNRQLVDPNEDTNFHLLVGIRSRLQPQLPGEYFGNAVQIGTVKLKAREIIKQGLGYTALEMNKLVNSYTEDKVRNNLESSMVFKRGGCAHGDLAASSSPRFNVYGNDFGWGRPIAVGSGPGNKRCVKITVFPGVEEGSIDIEVSTSPEILEAMGHDSEFMSAVN encoded by the coding sequence ATGGCAAATATTCGATTAATCTCCACGAGCATAGTTCAAGCTGCAAGTAACCCAGAATCATCAATACACAAGATTGAGTTAACTTCAAGTGATCTCAAGTTCATTTTGGTTCAATACATCCAAAAGGGACTCCTTTTCACCAAATCCAAACCAGAACGGTGGTCGGAAGTGAGACGATCGGATGAAAGCTTGGTCCATCACTTGAAGAACTCACTTTCTCGCACACTAGCTTTCTTCAGCCCTCTTGCAGGCCGCCTTGCAACGGTGGAACATGATGACAAAACCGTTTCTTTCTTCATCGACTGCAATAATGCCGGAATCCAATTTGTTCATGCTGTTGCTGATGATATTACCATTTCCAACATCCTTGAACCCATCTATGTTCCTTCCTTTGTTCACTCGTTCTTTCCTCTAAATGGAACAAGTAACTACGAGGGTGTTTCCAAACCTTTGCTTGGTGTTCAAATTACAGAGCTTGTCGATGGTATCTTTATAGCTTGCACTATGAACCATGCAGTTGCCGATGGCACAACATTTTGGAATTTCTTCAACTCCTGGTCTGAAATTTCACGCAGTAATTCAGATCAGATTTCTAAACCTCCTGTCTCTGAACACTGGTTTCGTACCTACTGCTCTCTCCGGTTGCCTGTTTCAATATTCACTAGTGATAATGAAATCATCCCACCACCGCCTTCTTACCGGGAAAGAGTTTTCCATTTCACGAAAGAAAAAATTGCAGGGCTCAAAGCAAAAGCCAATGCTGAAGCTGGCAGTGAGAAGATCTCCTCTTTACAATCACTCTTATCTCATCTTTGGGGATCTGTAGTTCGTAATCGTCAACTCGTCGATCCCAATGAAGACACCAACTTCCACTTGTTAGTTGGTATTAGATCAAGGTTGCAGCCACAGTTACCAGGAGAGTATTTTGGAAACGCGGTTCAGATAGGAACAGTGAAGTTGAAAGCAAGAGAAATAATAAAACAAGGACTTGGCTACACAGCTTTAGAGATGAACAAGCTGGTTAACTCTTACACAGAAGACAAGGTCAGAAACAATTTAGAATCTTCGATGGTGTTTAAAAGGGGTGGCTGTGCACATGGTGATTTGGCTGCAAGCAGTTCACCGAGGTTCAATGTTTATGGAAATGACTTCGGGTGGGGAAGGCCAATTGCTGTAGGAAGTGGACCTGGAAACAAGCGTTGTGTGAAGATTACTGTCTTTCCAGGAGTTGAGGAAGGGAGTATAGACATTGAAGTTAGCACTTCTCCTGAGATTTTGGAGGCTATGGGGCATGACTCCGAGTTCATGTCTGCTGTCAATTGA
- the LOC110629760 gene encoding uncharacterized protein LOC110629760 yields MAACHLRSISFPSRSHPLTVSIEEQLYKLKASQSSSIGHKLNGLKNLLECVDDLLQLPQAQQTLSPERQSQYVQNALNGSLELLDFCDSTRDFFSQMKERVQEFELSIRRRKGRDCGLTSEVDAYMASRKNLNKAICKCLKNLKKKERNCTTAVLDSNSDLLNMISMLRGVQAIGLVVFESILSFISEPKAKSVPTGWSVISKLLQTKRVSCEVEIEVNEAEKIDAELLILKSSKEISLSQLQNLLKELEAFESSIKEAEEELESIYRRLVKTRVSLLNILNH; encoded by the coding sequence ATGGCTGCTTGTCATCTCCGTTCAATCAGCTTCCCATCCAGATCTCATCCTCTAACTGTTAGTATTGAGGAGCAGCTATACAAGTTGAAGGCATCACAATCTTCATCAATAGGCCACAAATTGAATGGCCTAAAGAATTTGCTCGAGTGTGTTGATGATTTACTTCAACTGCCACAAGCCCAACAGACTCTGTCCCCTGAGAGGCAAAGCCAGTATGTACAAAATGCATTGAATGGATCTCTGGAATTGTTGGATTTTTGTGATTCCACAAGAGACTTTTTCTCACAGATGAAGGAACGTGTTCAGGAGTTTGAATTATCTATCCGTAGAAGAAAAGGCAGAGACTGTGGCTTGACAAGCGAAGTTGATGCATATATGGCATCAAGAAAAAATCTGAATAAAGCAATTTGCAAATGTctaaaaaatttgaagaaaaaggagagaaaTTGCACAACAGCAGTTTTGGACAGTAATTCTGATTTGCTGAACATGATTAGCATGCTAAGAGGAGTTCAAGCAATtggtcttgtggtgtttgagtcGATATTATCTTTCATTTCTGAGCCAAAGGCAAAATCAGTGCCCACTGGCTGGTCTGTCATCTCAAAATTATTGCAAACCAAGCGCGTCTCATGTGAAGTGGAAATTGAGGTCAATGAAGCAGAGAAGATTGATGCTGAATTGCTCATCTTGAAGTCAAGCAAAGAGATCAGTCTTTCACAACTTCAAAACCTTCTTAAAGAATTGGAAGCATTTGAGTCAAGCATTAAAGAGGCAGAAGAGGAGCTGGAAAGCATCTATAGGCGATTGGTGAAAACCAGAGTATCCCTTCTCAACATTCTGAATCATTAG
- the LOC110629287 gene encoding uncharacterized protein LOC110629287, translating to MAASHLRSISLPSRSHPLRVNIEEQLCKLRTSETSSIGHKLNGLKNLFESVDDFLQLSFVQQTISNERQNQCIGDAVNGSLELLDICDTTRDLFSQMKECLQELELSLRRRKSTDSISQEKLMHTCMLRGVQRISLVMFKSILSFISQPKVKSLPSGWFLIPKLLQSKRVSYDVETEENEVEKIDAELLILKSSKDISLSQIQSLLKDLEAFESSMQEAEEELECLYRLLVKTRVSLLNILNH from the exons ATGGCAGCTAGTCATCTCCGATCAATCAGCTTACCTTCTAGATCTCATCCTCTAAGAGTAAACATTGAAGAGCAGTTATGCAAGTTGAGGACATCAGAAACCTCATCAATAGGACACAAATTGAATGGCCTAAAGAATTTATTCGAGTCTGTTGATGATTTTCTTCAACTGTCATTTGTCCAACAGACAATCTCCAATGAGAGGCAAAACCAGTGCATAGGAGACGCAGTGAATGGATCTCTGGAGCTATTGGATATATGTGATACAACAAGAGATTTATTCTCACAGATGAAGGAATGTTTGCAAGAACTTGAACTATCTCTCCGCAGAAGAAAAAGCACAGACTCTATTTCACAAGAGAAGTTGATGCATACATG CATGCTAAGAGGAGTTCAGAGAATTAGTCTTGTGATGTTCAAGTCAATCCTATCTTTCATTTCTCAGCCTAAGGTAAAATCATTGCCCTCTGGCTGGTTTCTAATCCCAAAATTGCTACAGTCGAAGCGTGTTTCATATGATGTGGAAACTGAAGAAAATGAAGTAGAGAAGATTGATGCTGAATTGCTTATCCTGAAGTCAAGCAAAGACATCAGTCTCTCCCAAATTCAAAGCCTTCTTAAAGACTTGGAAGCATTTGAGTCTAGCATGCAAGAGGCAGAAGAGGAGCTGGAATGCCTATATAGGCTATTGGTGAAAACCAGAGTGTCCCTTCTCAACATTCTGAATCATTAG